In Littorina saxatilis isolate snail1 linkage group LG8, US_GU_Lsax_2.0, whole genome shotgun sequence, a single genomic region encodes these proteins:
- the LOC138974409 gene encoding uncharacterized protein produces the protein MSDDSSPAHNFRKSTIAAQLARKQPADKSLPIVTTDKKGRKTLTVGNDREEVIDSLPIPADEEESVHLSLQVDSNRNDEEVDPQACTDVSPVNMSQSTSVDPLELTRQLMAEGQLLGLEGAELRAFVLDQKEKQQTLDREEREREAERLERDAERQERDAERLRLERDAERQFQLEQLKIQNANQEGNRNNNSPGRIREDDGFKPKIPFLDDRDDIESWFHQFEHYARDCNLSDTAKASRVVYFLKGKARVIFSKLNEEDANDYDTLKHALYEGFQLTSEDYRKKFRQTKKSATDTYKEHITKLERYLDKWVELAECDQDVKDLKDLLVREQVLDTLPPDLAVHIRDRDPKSAKEIGMIANTYQQSRSNVKTSSTYVKPEKRRSPQEETRIAAPSTKPANQTLKAKLSDAERGKLRASGCCFICKLQGHVSRFCPNKRDTAGAVSSKKDTLETPILLEKLCGNCKEKKCAEVVPVKLNGTIVNALRDTGCTGIIVSKKFVPKEAYSAKMKETTLAEKDSKKMYHTAVVHIDSPYFVSETEVTVMDDPIYPVLIGKWYGLGKEKKLTPTYPVRDPAWYPGTAAVVTTRAQATADAQKPSCSHKQGVKEEERLYSPADLKREQASDPTLKTIRQFANSPEGINGIRYSYKKEILYRTTKDRHGNDRSLVIVPKKLRNKVLSFGHDHPMAGHLGQRKTSDRIRAEFWWPGCAGDIRRYCLSCDTCQRTAPKSQTKKVPLGRMPPISSVFKRVAVDIIGPVKPMSESKKQYILVSVDYATRYPEAVALKNIQADTVAEALWEMWTRLGIPDEVITDQGTQFTSHLMKEVNDFLSIKHNMTAPFHPQANGLVERFNSTLKSMLKKLAIDQPREWDTFIPALLFAYREAPQESMGFSPFELLYGRSVKGPMQVLRQTWTEEEISGEQKTTAEYVVNLRNRIEETCNVARENMKKAASKQAHFFNKKTKPRTTEVGKRVLLLRPVKNNKLELTWSGPYKVVEKLNEFDYKIQVGRRTRIYHINLIKEYQERELSSATPNPSSSAQASVPASNEEESDEEDGGEEVVAVVMEEDNTMDDDIFKYDTQKMLPLLETQRTENVKNIHFDEKLDEAKVKEAKMICEEFEEFLTDVPKTTNLEKCSIEVTEKKPVFVKPRPIPHAMVETVEKEIEEMLKLHVIEPANSLYNSPIVLIKKKDGKYRFCSDLRALNNVVVFDAEPITDVDHLFQSLGKAKYFSKLDLTKGYWAIPIEEEDRDKTAFTTSAGQFRWANMPFGLKTATGVFNRMMRKLLNPIRRKDVHHFMDDVLIATETWEEHMSALKAVLQRLQEANLAAKPSKCYIGYTELPYLGHEVGGGKRWPESDKIKKIQDALPPTTKKELRSFLGLCNFYRSYIESYANIAVPLTDLTKKFNPDKLVWNDEARRSFETLKEKISQKPVLCMPDHSKPFVLRTDASDKGMGAVLMQEHEETLRPVAYQSKKFNGAESRYATVEKECLATVWGVGKFERYLYGKHFTIETDHRPLKHLQRQPNNPRLMRWALQLQPYEFTVRVIPGKDNHGADYMSRASYDE, from the coding sequence ATGAGTGACGACAGTTCTCCAGCTCATAATTTTAGAAAGTCCACCATCGCAGCCCAGTTGGCACGGAAACAGCCGGCCGACAAATCTCTTCCCATAGTGACCACGGATAAGAAGGGAAGAAAAACCCTTACTGTCGGTAACGATCGGGAAGAGGTGATAGACTCGTTACCAATTCCTGCTGACGAAGAAGAGAGTGTTCATCTCTCTCTTCAAGTTGACAGCAACCGTAACGACGAAGAGGTTGATCCACAGGCGTGCACGGACGTGTCACCTGTAAATATGTCTCAGTCCACAAGTGTAGATCCGCTAGAGTTGACTAGACAGCTAATGGCCGAAGGACAGTTGTTGGGGTTAGAAGGAGCCGAGTTGCGTGCATTTGTTCTTGATCAGAAAGAGAAGCAACAAACTCTTGATCGCGAGGAACGAGAACGTGAAGCTGAACGGCTAGAACGTGATGCTGAACGACAAGAACGTGACGCTGAACGACTACGGCTAGAACGTGACGCTGAACGACAATTCCAACTGGAACAGTTGAAAATCCAGAACGCCAACCAAGAGggcaacaggaacaacaactcGCCAGGACGTATTCGCgaagatgatggtttcaagccCAAGATTCCTTTTCTAGACGACCGTGATGACATCGAGAGCTGGTTCCATCAGTTCGAGCATTATGCTCGAGACTGTAACCTGAGTGATACAGCAAAAGCTTCACGTGTAGTGTACTTTCTGAAGGGTAAGGCGAGAGTCATCTTCTCAAAGCTGAACGAGGAAGACGCTAATGACTACGACACTCTCAAACACGCTTTGTATGAGGGCTTCCAACTCACTAGCGAAGATTATAGAAAGAAGTTTCGCCAAACCAAGAAAAGCGCCACTGACACGTATAAAGAGCACATCACGAAGCTAGAACGGTATCTAGACAAGTGGGTGGAATTAGCAGAATGCGACCAAGATGTGAAAGATCTCAAAGATTTGTTGGTCCGTGAGCAGGTGTTGGACACCCTTCCTCCTGACCTCGCCGTTCACATTAGGGATAGAGACCCTAAGAGCGCCAAAGAGATTGGGATGATAGCCAACACATATCAACAATCTAGATCGAACGTCAAAACTTCATCAACGTACGTCAAGCCTGAAAAACGTCGTTCTccccaagaagaaacaagaatagCTGCTCCATCAACAAAACCCGCAAATCAAACTCTAAAGGCCAAGTTGAGTGACGCCGAGAGAGGGAAACTGCGAGCATCTggatgttgtttcatttgtaaATTGCAAGGGCATGTCTCTCGTTTTTGTCCAAACAAGAGAGACACAGCAGGTGCAGTTTCATCGAAGAAAgatacacttgagacaccgATCCTCTTAGAAAAACTTTGCGGAAATTGCAAGGAAAAGAAATGCGCCGAAGTGGTACCAGTGAAGCTGAATGGAACAATTGTCAACGCTTTGAGAGACACTGGATGTACTGGTATCATTGTCAGCAAGAAGTTTGTGCCAAAGGAGGCATATTCAGCGAAAATGAAGGAGACTACTCTGGCAGAGAAAGACTCCAAGAAGATGTACCACACCGCCGTGGTGCACATCGATTCACCCTACTTTGTCTCCGAGACAGAAGTAACGGTGATGGACGACCCAATTTACCCTGTCCTCATAGGTAAATGGTATGGACTAGGTAAAGAGAAGAAATTGACTCCCACATATCCTGTTCGAGACCCAGCGTGGTACCCTGGGACGGCAGCTGTTGTTACCACGAGAGCACAAGCGACAGCAGACGCCCAGAAACCAAGCTGCAGTCACAAACAGGGAgtcaaggaagaagaaagactgTATTCGCCAGCTGATCTGAAGAGAGAACAGGCAAGTGACCCTACGTTGAAGACCATCAGGCAATTTGCCAACTCTCCAGAAGGGATCAATGGGATACGGTATTCatacaagaaagaaatcctGTATAGAACAACGAAAGATCGCCACGGAAACGACCGTTCACTAGTAATCGTTCCGAAGAAACTCAGGAACAAAGTTCTTTCATTTGGTCACGATCACCCCATGGCAGGACACTTAGGTCAAAGAAAAACATCTGACAGAATTAGAGCAGAATTCTGGTGGCCAGGGTGTGCAGGAGACATTCGTAGGTATTGCTTGTCCtgtgacacatgccaaagaacTGCACCGAAAAGTCAGACAAAGAAAGTCCCTCTGGGAAGGATGCCACCCATCAGTTCGGTTTTCAAGAGAGTTGCGGTGGATATCATCGGCCCGGTCAAACCTATGTCGGAGAGCAAGAAACAATATATCTTGGTATCTGTTGACTACGCTACCCGATACCCCGAAGCTGTAGCCCTGAAAAACATCCAAGCAGACACCGTAGCTGAAGCTCTCTGGGAGATGTGGACTAGATTGGGAATCCCAGATGAAGTGATAACGGACCAAGGCACACAGTTCACCAGCCACCTGATGAAAGAAGTGAACGACTTTCTCAGCATCAAACACAATATGACTGCACCGTTTCACCCTCAAGCGAATGGTTTGGTCGAAAGGTTCAACTCCACactgaagagcatgctgaaaaagTTAGCGATCGATCAACCGAGGGAATGGGACACGTTTATCCCCGCCCTCCTGTTCGCATACAGAGAAGCTCCACAAGAAAGCATGGGATTTTCGCCGTTTGAGCTGCTGTATGGGAGATCTGTCAAAGGACCCATGCAAGTGCTGCGCCAAACATGGACCGAAGAAGAAATCTCAGGGGAGCAGAAGACTACAGCGGAATATGTAGTCAACCTCAGGAACAGAATAGAAGAAACGTGCAACGTGGCACGTGAGAACATGAAGAaagcggccagcaagcaagccCATTTCTTCAACAAGAAAACGAAACCAAGGACGACAGAAGTCGGAAAACGGGTTCTACTTCTACGCCCTGTGAAGAACAACAAGCTGGAACTTACATGGTCAGGCCCCTACAAGGTTGTGGAAAAGTTGAATGAATTCGACTACAAGATCCAAGTTGGCAGAAGAACACGGATCTACCACATCAACCTCATCAAGGAGTACCAAGAACGGGAATTGAGTTCCGCCACTCCCAATCCCAGTTCATCTGCCCAAGCGAGTGTTCCTGCTtcaaacgaagaagaaagtgaTGAAGAAGACGGAGGAGAAGAGGTCGTGGCTGTTGTCATGGAAGAGGACAACACGATGGACGATGACATTTTCAAGTATGACACTCAGAAGATGTTACCCCTCCTAGAAACTCAAAGAACCGAAAATGTGAAGAACATCCATTTCGACGAGAAATTGGACGAGGCAAAGGTCAAAGAGGCGAAGATGATCTGTGAAGAATTTGAAGAGTTCCTAACAGATGTTCCAAAGACGACGAACCTGGAAAAATGTTCCATTGAAGTGACAGAGAAGAAACCAGTCTTTGTGAAACCCAGACCCATACCTCACGCCATGGTAGAAACTGTCGAAAAGGAAATTGAAGAAATGCTGAAGTTGCATGTCATCGAACCTGCAAACTCTCTATACAACTCTCCCATCGTCCTGATAAAGAAGAAGGACGGAAAGTACCGTTTCTGTTCTGATCTGAGAGCTCTGAACAACGTGGTAGTGTTCGACGCTGAACCCATCACCGATGTCGACCATCTGTTTCAAAGTTTAGGAAAGGCGAAATACTTTTCAAAGCTTGACTTGACGAAAGGATATTGGGCGATCCCAATAGAGGAGGAGGATAGAGACAAGACGGCATTCACAACTTCAGCGGGCCAATTTCGTTGGGCCAACATGccatttggattgaaaacagcGACAGGGGTGTTTAAccgcatgatgaggaagctacTCAATCCAATCAGAAGAAAAGACGTCCACCACTTCATGGACGACGTGCTTATAGCAACTGaaacctgggaagagcacatGTCAGCTCTGAAGGCAGTACTACAGAGGCTACAAGAAGCCAATTTGGCGGCAAAACCCTCCAAGTGCTACATAGGCTACACAGAGTTGCCGTACCTCGGACACGAAGTGGGAGGTGGAAAAAGGTGGCCAGAAAGCGACAAGATCAAGAAGATTCAAGACGCTCTCCCACCCACCACGAAGAAGGAACTACGGTCGTTCCTAGGACTCTGCAACTTCTACAGATCCTACATCGAGTCATACGCAAACATAGCTGTTCCGTTAACCGACCTGACAAAGAAGTTCAACCCAGACAAGCTTGTCTGGAACGACGAAGCGAGAAGGAGTTTTGAGACACTCAAAGAGAAAATCTCACAGAAACCTGTGCTGTGTATGCCAGACCACAGCAAACCTTTCGTGCTAAGGACGGACGCCTCCGACAAAGGAATGGGTGCTGTTCTCATGCAAGAGCACGAAGAGACTCTACGACCTGTTGCGTACCAAAGCAAGAAGTTCAACGGAGCAGAAAGTAGGTACGCCACCGTAGAAAAAGAATGCCTAGCTACAGTTTGGGGAGTGGGAAAGTTCGAACGGTATCTGTACGGGAAACACTTCACCATTGAGACAGACCATCGCCCACTCAAACATCTCCAACGACAACCGAACAACCCTCGTCTGATGAGATGGGCCCTCCAACTGCAGCCATACGAGTTCACCGTACGTGTTATCCCCGGGAAGGACAACCACGGTGCAGATTATATGAGCAGAGCGTCGTACGATGAATAA